From Methanobrevibacter sp., a single genomic window includes:
- a CDS encoding Ig-like domain repeat protein, protein MNKKMCALSFLLICILFISVASAEDADSFSSLNNTISSATDDVDLSTDYLRDDADSINAINISKDIVINGNGKTIDGNGKGPIFTIDKGATVTINDITFINGNGDCGGAIANYGTLFLNNCKFLNNTATSKGGAVYNNGILTVSNSEFINSTATYYGGAISNDGILDVDKSVFKGNNITYRVSAGLTGDAYAAGAAIFNSNVTSIRNSEIRDNAEDYINGHIMYGAVSSSGNLTVVNTRFDNNYGRYGGAIAAFDYKKSSAKVEIVNCTFENNTSIYGGAAYVNGPTAVIIGCNFTGNKGTGKGDVSPNNNNGGALAVFGGSSALISDCRFISNSAHYGGAISIGENNGITINNCIFQYNNATKSGGAIEISSTATAGYSNVVNINNSTFDVNNAVSPGGAIYSVKPFILNVDKCTFINSSSKNYGGAIYTVGATATIMNSLFLDNMGSQGRDIYYTRPAATIKNITSNSKGVASSLTTIIYKNINFITEMTLDDVSVEYNDENIVIFISGSVKTGNSNTYVTVTMGNFTETIKVTGNNFNPGKFSGNITIPKDEVEYGLHNILVTFPEQGTLTSTGHWYACEANTTALIELIDTKIVLDSIENYTDDGRAIIIKGNTSSIANGTNITVTVNGEERNVTVTDDKFSLDLGVLNTGIYKVTAKYDGNLRYSDAEDSISFTNFIKTSVTLNPIANVSYGNSVVISGSTTNISNGSSISIKVGDKVYEAIVDKNGNFNYAIDDIEAGDYSVEAKFEGNETHAPSSADSQFSVTKANSTVSVSVDNITFGDRVSGVVSLGNGLDGNVTVTINDKDYEISVADGNGVIDEVISLDAGNYDVVVSFAGNDNYNPSSNTTSFAVAKANSTVSVSVGNIILGNAAIVNVTLNSIDGTPLSGKVFVSVNGDAYEVDVTDGKGTLPIEGLEIGNYAVDATFEGNENYLGSQNSTEFEVIEPSCYLESQDVVKYYKNGTQYNVKVLYENGNPASGKVVDVYLNGKSFKDLKYSIVSGEDGVATLAINLAPGDYSITAVMADQEVKNSITVLPMTYELFAEDIDMTFKDGTSYNVTVLDADGNPTAGKTVALTISSPKWTKSATYNIVTDEDGVASLPINLAIGSYGFMASFDGESVKTQVNVLKAAYKLESADVVKYYKNGTQYHVTVKDLNGNAVAGKTVAITLGASSWKNPAKYNIVTDDNGVATLDINLVAGTYTISADVDGNVAQNYIEVLPVITSESVSKPANQPGSVSAKLVNEQGKPAAGQVVSFTIKFPTKTVTYYKITDTDGLASLPINLCPGTYAVTITTPNGAQTQTTVKVTA, encoded by the coding sequence ATGAATAAAAAGATGTGCGCATTGTCTTTTTTATTGATTTGTATTTTATTTATATCTGTAGCTTCTGCAGAGGATGCTGATTCATTTAGTAGTCTTAATAACACTATTTCTTCAGCAACTGATGATGTAGATTTAAGTACTGATTATTTAAGAGATGATGCTGATTCAATTAATGCAATAAATATTTCTAAAGATATTGTCATCAATGGAAATGGAAAAACAATTGACGGCAATGGCAAAGGACCAATATTCACTATTGACAAAGGTGCCACAGTAACCATTAACGACATAACATTTATCAACGGTAATGGTGACTGCGGTGGAGCAATAGCTAATTATGGTACCTTGTTTTTAAACAATTGTAAATTTTTAAACAATACTGCAACTTCCAAGGGAGGTGCAGTTTATAACAATGGCATTCTAACAGTTTCAAACTCAGAATTTATTAACAGCACCGCAACTTATTATGGGGGAGCAATAAGTAATGATGGGATATTGGATGTTGACAAGTCTGTTTTTAAAGGAAACAACATCACCTATCGTGTTTCAGCGGGCTTGACTGGAGATGCTTATGCCGCTGGTGCAGCAATTTTCAATTCAAATGTAACATCCATCAGAAATTCTGAAATAAGGGACAATGCTGAGGACTATATAAATGGCCATATCATGTATGGTGCTGTTTCTTCTTCAGGTAACTTGACAGTTGTCAATACAAGATTTGACAATAACTATGGTCGTTACGGTGGAGCTATTGCAGCATTTGATTATAAAAAGTCATCTGCAAAAGTGGAAATTGTAAACTGTACCTTTGAAAACAACACTTCAATCTACGGCGGTGCAGCTTACGTAAACGGTCCGACTGCAGTTATCATTGGATGTAACTTTACAGGTAACAAGGGTACTGGAAAAGGTGACGTATCTCCTAACAATAACAATGGTGGAGCATTGGCTGTTTTTGGAGGATCCAGTGCCTTAATCAGCGACTGTAGATTCATAAGCAACAGTGCTCACTATGGTGGGGCTATTTCTATAGGTGAAAACAATGGAATAACCATCAACAACTGCATATTCCAATACAACAATGCTACCAAAAGCGGTGGGGCAATTGAAATTTCATCCACTGCAACTGCAGGATATTCAAATGTCGTAAACATTAACAATTCCACTTTTGATGTCAACAATGCAGTAAGTCCTGGTGGGGCTATATACAGTGTAAAACCGTTCATATTGAATGTGGACAAATGTACTTTCATCAATTCCAGTTCAAAAAACTATGGTGGAGCTATTTATACTGTTGGTGCCACTGCTACAATTATGAATTCATTATTCTTAGACAATATGGGGTCACAAGGCAGGGATATTTATTATACTAGGCCTGCAGCTACCATAAAAAATATTACAAGCAATTCTAAGGGTGTTGCCAGTAGTTTAACAACTATAATTTATAAAAACATAAACTTCATTACAGAAATGACATTGGATGATGTTTCTGTTGAATATAATGACGAAAATATCGTGATTTTCATATCAGGTAGCGTAAAAACAGGTAATTCCAATACCTATGTTACAGTTACAATGGGTAATTTCACAGAAACAATCAAGGTTACTGGAAATAATTTTAATCCTGGTAAGTTCAGTGGTAACATTACAATACCTAAAGATGAAGTTGAATATGGACTTCACAACATTTTAGTGACCTTTCCGGAACAGGGAACTCTTACAAGCACTGGGCATTGGTATGCATGTGAAGCTAATACAACAGCTTTGATAGAATTGATAGACACCAAAATAGTTCTTGATTCAATTGAAAACTATACTGACGACGGCAGAGCTATAATCATTAAAGGAAACACTTCAAGCATTGCCAATGGAACAAACATTACAGTTACTGTTAATGGTGAGGAACGCAACGTTACAGTAACAGACGATAAGTTTTCACTTGATTTAGGTGTTTTGAATACTGGAATCTACAAAGTAACTGCAAAATACGATGGGAATTTAAGATATTCCGATGCAGAGGATTCAATCAGCTTTACTAATTTCATAAAGACTTCAGTAACATTAAATCCTATTGCTAATGTTTCATATGGGAATTCTGTAGTCATTTCAGGATCAACTACCAACATCTCAAATGGATCTTCAATCTCCATTAAGGTTGGAGACAAGGTTTATGAAGCAATCGTCGATAAAAACGGCAATTTCAATTATGCAATAGATGACATTGAAGCAGGGGATTATTCTGTTGAAGCAAAATTCGAAGGCAATGAGACCCACGCTCCTTCCTCTGCAGATTCACAGTTCTCCGTAACCAAGGCTAATAGTACTGTTTCCGTTTCTGTTGATAATATTACTTTTGGTGATAGGGTTTCTGGTGTTGTTTCTCTTGGAAATGGCTTGGATGGTAATGTAACTGTAACTATCAATGATAAAGATTATGAAATCTCCGTTGCTGATGGTAATGGTGTTATTGATGAGGTTATTTCTTTGGATGCTGGTAATTATGATGTTGTTGTGTCCTTTGCTGGAAATGACAATTACAATCCGTCTTCCAATACAACTTCATTTGCTGTAGCTAAGGCTAATAGTACTGTTTCCGTTTCTGTTGGCAACATCATTTTAGGCAACGCAGCTATTGTAAATGTGACCTTGAATTCAATTGACGGCACTCCTTTAAGCGGAAAGGTTTTCGTTTCTGTAAATGGGGATGCTTATGAAGTGGATGTAACTGATGGAAAAGGAACCCTTCCAATTGAGGGCTTGGAAATTGGCAACTATGCAGTTGATGCAACATTTGAGGGTAATGAAAACTATTTAGGTTCTCAAAATTCTACAGAATTTGAAGTTATTGAGCCTTCATGCTATCTAGAATCACAAGATGTTGTGAAATATTACAAAAACGGCACACAATACAATGTAAAGGTTTTGTATGAAAATGGAAATCCTGCATCTGGCAAGGTTGTAGATGTTTACCTTAACGGTAAATCATTCAAGGACCTTAAATACAGCATTGTTTCAGGTGAAGATGGTGTCGCTACTTTGGCCATTAATCTGGCTCCTGGAGATTACAGCATCACTGCAGTAATGGCTGATCAGGAAGTCAAAAACAGCATCACAGTATTGCCAATGACCTATGAATTGTTTGCTGAAGACATTGACATGACTTTCAAGGACGGAACCAGCTACAATGTGACTGTTCTTGATGCAGACGGCAATCCTACAGCTGGAAAGACTGTAGCTTTAACCATTTCCAGTCCTAAATGGACCAAATCTGCAACATACAACATAGTCACCGATGAAGACGGTGTTGCAAGCTTGCCTATTAACTTGGCTATAGGCAGCTATGGATTTATGGCTTCATTTGACGGCGAATCCGTAAAAACTCAGGTCAACGTTTTAAAAGCAGCATACAAGCTTGAAAGTGCAGATGTTGTAAAATACTATAAGAACGGAACTCAATATCATGTGACAGTCAAGGACTTGAACGGCAACGCTGTAGCGGGCAAGACAGTAGCAATAACTCTTGGCGCTTCCAGCTGGAAAAATCCTGCAAAATACAATATTGTCACTGACGACAATGGTGTTGCAACATTGGACATCAATTTGGTAGCAGGAACATATACAATATCTGCGGATGTTGATGGAAACGTGGCTCAAAACTATATTGAAGTTTTACCTGTTATAACTTCTGAAAGCGTTTCAAAACCTGCAAACCAACCGGGTTCAGTATCCGCAAAACTTGTTAATGAACAGGGAAAACCTGCAGCTGGTCAGGTGGTATCATTTACCATTAAATTCCCAACAAAAACCGTAACTTACTATAAGATAACCGATACTGACGGTTTGGCCAGTTTGCCTATCAACTTATGTCCAGGTACTTATGCAGTAACAATAACAACTCCAAATGGTGCTCAAACACAAACAACTGTTAAAGTAACAGCTTAA
- a CDS encoding uroporphyrinogen-III synthase, which translates to MSKPVVAITRPYDRAKKACEIVKELGGEPVLAPTLDLQPVNTKSLKELVKKQDELDWIVFTSPTTIVSLNEFHPEFLKTLDCKIAVIGNKTGKVANEYGLTVDLVPDNFTAEGLVEEFKKQNIKNQVVGVPRTLSARPTLVDGLKELDNEVIVAEAYRSLFPMDKIKVERLIEQIKNNEIDAITFTSPLTVENFFKIVVEEEKISNLLSEEVITVAIGPITGKVLEEHDISYIYPDTYTVRDMLELLFKVYNGEQNG; encoded by the coding sequence ATGTCAAAACCTGTAGTTGCAATTACAAGACCCTATGATAGGGCCAAAAAAGCTTGTGAAATCGTAAAGGAATTGGGCGGAGAGCCTGTTCTTGCACCAACTCTTGATTTGCAGCCAGTAAATACAAAATCATTGAAAGAATTGGTAAAAAAGCAAGATGAACTTGATTGGATTGTTTTCACATCCCCAACCACAATAGTTTCCCTAAACGAATTTCATCCAGAATTCCTAAAAACATTGGACTGCAAAATAGCAGTTATTGGAAACAAGACTGGAAAGGTAGCTAATGAATATGGTTTAACCGTGGATTTAGTTCCCGATAATTTTACAGCGGAAGGACTAGTTGAAGAATTTAAAAAACAAAACATCAAGAATCAGGTTGTTGGAGTTCCAAGAACCCTATCCGCAAGACCGACACTTGTAGACGGCTTAAAGGAGCTTGACAATGAAGTAATTGTAGCTGAAGCTTACAGATCTCTTTTCCCTATGGACAAAATCAAAGTTGAAAGATTGATTGAACAGATAAAAAATAATGAAATTGATGCTATAACTTTTACAAGTCCATTGACTGTTGAAAATTTCTTTAAAATTGTTGTAGAAGAAGAAAAAATCTCAAATTTGTTGTCTGAAGAGGTTATAACTGTAGCTATCGGACCAATAACCGGAAAAGTTCTGGAAGAACATGACATCAGCTACATTTATCCGGACACTTATACGGTTAGAGACATGTTAGAATTACTATTCAAAGTTTATAACGGTGAGCAAAATGGCTAA
- a CDS encoding signal recognition particle subunit SRP19/SEC65 family protein, translating to MAKDRDIMIWPQYLNNNLSRCEGRKVSLEYAIKDPTVNEISRALKRLNITHNVEKDKAYPGKWYDKSGRVLSERTMDKNELLKQICIEIKAIRK from the coding sequence ATGGCTAAAGATAGAGACATTATGATATGGCCCCAATACTTAAATAACAATCTTTCACGTTGCGAAGGCAGAAAAGTTTCTCTTGAATATGCAATTAAAGATCCAACAGTAAATGAAATCTCAAGAGCTTTAAAAAGACTTAACATTACCCATAATGTTGAAAAAGACAAGGCATATCCTGGAAAATGGTATGATAAATCCGGTAGGGTTCTTAGTGAACGCACCATGGATAAAAATGAATTGTTGAAACAGATTTGTATCGAAATTAAAGCTATTAGAAAATGA
- a CDS encoding DHH family phosphoesterase, whose protein sequence is MTELPESMRNLYKEAIELIEQNDDIKIYTHIDCDGLCSGAILSQVLDRLGKEHEIEWVNLDELSDLKINHDLTIFSDLGSGQPVDKNAKEGQNIIILDHHPPLRDLDYETDCNYIEINPLHHGIDGSFYVCGGGLCYFLARELGYKDLSWIGVLSAIGDIQNGRSGKLEGLNSTILKDAEDQGYIDTTPNDINIYGRKTRPLFVALSYFSDVKIPITGNQNTSKRVLRELNIDMDGRRTLSELSQEEKGKLFKYMLKEISKRVPQKYVKHVPKLLIGDAFEFLCEEEGTFLRDASEFSTAMNACGRNEKYPVAHKILKGDRGEALDCLEQISKEHRMRLAKNIAKVGDSIIELENLQYFDGKDMAPNIVGTVTGMILGNGNWKKPIIGFGQTDEDHLKVSLRCSKLLSYDGIHFGHIIREVSREFGGDGGGHSMACGAYIPIDKKDEFLEEFNNRLEGVIEN, encoded by the coding sequence ATAACAGAGTTGCCAGAATCAATGCGCAATCTTTACAAAGAAGCTATAGAGCTAATAGAACAGAACGATGATATAAAAATATATACTCACATAGATTGTGATGGTTTGTGTTCTGGTGCAATTCTTTCACAGGTTCTTGATAGGCTTGGAAAGGAACATGAAATTGAATGGGTTAACCTGGATGAATTGAGCGACTTGAAAATCAATCATGACCTGACAATATTTTCAGATTTGGGATCAGGACAGCCAGTGGATAAGAATGCTAAAGAAGGGCAAAATATAATTATCCTAGACCATCACCCTCCATTGAGGGACCTTGACTATGAAACCGATTGCAATTACATTGAAATAAACCCGTTGCATCATGGTATAGATGGGTCATTTTATGTTTGCGGTGGAGGACTATGCTATTTCCTTGCAAGAGAGTTGGGTTATAAGGATTTAAGTTGGATTGGAGTGCTGTCTGCAATTGGAGATATTCAAAATGGAAGAAGTGGAAAATTGGAAGGTTTGAACTCCACCATTCTAAAGGATGCCGAAGACCAAGGCTACATTGACACCACCCCCAATGACATAAACATTTACGGAAGAAAAACAAGACCTCTTTTTGTTGCCCTATCCTACTTTAGTGACGTTAAGATACCGATTACTGGAAATCAAAACACTTCCAAAAGAGTATTGAGAGAGCTGAACATTGACATGGATGGAAGACGTACCCTAAGTGAGCTTTCACAAGAAGAAAAGGGAAAATTATTCAAATACATGCTTAAGGAAATTTCAAAAAGAGTGCCTCAGAAATATGTAAAACATGTTCCGAAACTACTTATTGGGGACGCCTTTGAATTTTTATGTGAAGAGGAAGGGACATTCTTAAGGGATGCAAGCGAATTCTCAACTGCAATGAATGCCTGTGGAAGAAATGAGAAATATCCCGTAGCCCATAAAATCCTTAAAGGAGATAGAGGGGAAGCACTTGACTGTTTAGAACAAATCAGTAAAGAGCATAGGATGAGACTTGCAAAAAACATAGCAAAGGTTGGAGATTCCATAATCGAACTTGAAAATCTTCAGTATTTTGACGGGAAAGATATGGCTCCAAATATAGTTGGAACAGTTACAGGAATGATTTTGGGCAATGGAAACTGGAAAAAACCTATTATAGGATTTGGACAAACTGATGAGGATCATTTGAAAGTTTCCTTAAGATGCTCCAAGCTATTGTCATATGATGGAATACACTTCGGCCACATAATCAGGGAAGTATCAAGAGAATTCGGCGGGGATGGCGGAGGTCACTCCATGGCTTGCGGTGCATATATACCTATTGATAAGAAAGATGAGTTTTTAGAAGAATTCAACAACAGACTTGAGGGAGTAATAGAAAACTAA
- a CDS encoding winged helix-turn-helix transcriptional regulator: MKAFKKRGALTHFQILSEISKQNPNLKQKDLAETLGITIQAVSENIKTLIEEGYITSKDGRSPYKITQKGIDKVKKDAIVLRKYTDSVLETMNHFKTVWPAIANEKLKEGEKVGLYMDGGVLYASKQPASATGTVLKDAEKGTDVALGGLTGLIDMEVGEAIIVTLPNIKNGGSDAADLDLIMNIYEKGTQHGGKIDKIAIVGTVSRSITNQLNLPVDIEFAAAAGTANACRKGLNVLVLSVGDMTKAFIRELEEEKIKYNIIDGIK, translated from the coding sequence ATGAAAGCATTTAAAAAAAGAGGAGCGCTTACACATTTTCAAATATTAAGTGAAATATCAAAACAAAACCCAAATCTTAAACAAAAAGACCTTGCAGAAACCCTTGGAATTACAATACAAGCAGTTTCCGAAAATATAAAGACATTGATTGAAGAAGGCTACATAACTTCAAAAGATGGAAGGTCACCATACAAGATAACACAGAAAGGAATAGACAAAGTTAAAAAAGATGCAATAGTTCTTAGAAAGTACACAGATTCAGTACTTGAAACTATGAATCATTTTAAAACCGTATGGCCTGCAATAGCTAATGAAAAATTGAAAGAAGGGGAAAAAGTAGGTCTTTATATGGACGGCGGGGTTTTATATGCCTCAAAACAGCCAGCAAGTGCAACTGGAACCGTTTTAAAAGATGCTGAAAAAGGAACCGATGTTGCTTTAGGCGGTCTTACCGGACTTATTGACATGGAAGTCGGTGAAGCGATAATCGTTACACTCCCAAACATTAAAAATGGAGGATCCGATGCGGCAGATTTGGATTTAATCATGAATATCTACGAAAAAGGAACACAACATGGTGGAAAAATAGATAAAATAGCAATCGTAGGTACTGTTTCACGTTCAATTACAAATCAACTCAACTTACCTGTCGATATCGAATTTGCAGCGGCTGCAGGAACTGCAAATGCATGCAGAAAAGGATTGAATGTTTTAGTATTGTCCGTCGGAGATATGACAAAGGCATTTATCCGCGAACTTGAAGAAGAAAAAATAAAATATAATATAATTGATGGTATTAAATAA
- a CDS encoding DEAD/DEAH box helicase — protein sequence MSLTTFNNFDIDNNIKKAIRNMGFEEPTPIQELTIPEAVKGKDIIGQAQTGSGKTLAYGIPILQKIFIKDKSPQAIIICPTRELSIQVANEISRLGSNIKNLKVLPVYGGQPIGRQIRVLNKGVHIVIGTPGRILDHIERGTLDLIGIETVVLDEADEMLDMGFREDIEQILRHTPKQRQTLLFSATIPDDIKRIAKFYQRDPKHLKIDSKQMTVPEISEFYYNLKDRDKLDGLTRLIDVYDINLGLVFCNTKKRVDYVVRHLKSRGYSVDGIHGDMKQKIRDKVMNKFRNGNIEILVATDVAARGIDVPNVQAVFNYDVPQNPEYYVHRIGRTARAGNVGYAFTFVNGKEHHMLNNIRNVTKSSIKKQQIPSYKEMEEIRNGLIFDEVKNIIEKDDLKNYTKAVKKYTRKNYTTLEVAAALLKMVKDD from the coding sequence ATGAGTTTAACTACATTCAATAATTTTGATATTGATAATAATATTAAGAAAGCCATTAGGAATATGGGATTTGAAGAACCAACCCCTATTCAAGAATTGACCATTCCCGAAGCGGTTAAGGGAAAGGACATCATTGGGCAGGCTCAAACAGGGAGTGGAAAAACTTTAGCTTATGGGATTCCTATTCTGCAGAAGATTTTTATTAAGGACAAGTCTCCCCAAGCAATTATAATCTGCCCTACAAGGGAACTTTCAATTCAGGTAGCTAATGAGATTTCCAGATTAGGTTCAAATATTAAAAACCTTAAAGTTTTGCCAGTTTATGGAGGTCAACCGATTGGACGTCAAATTAGAGTTTTAAATAAGGGTGTTCATATTGTTATTGGAACTCCGGGACGTATCTTGGACCATATCGAAAGGGGAACTCTTGACCTTATAGGCATTGAAACAGTTGTTCTTGATGAGGCTGATGAAATGTTGGACATGGGTTTCAGGGAGGATATAGAACAGATATTGAGACATACTCCTAAACAAAGGCAAACATTGCTGTTTTCAGCTACTATTCCTGATGACATTAAAAGAATAGCTAAATTTTATCAAAGAGATCCAAAACATCTTAAAATAGATTCAAAACAAATGACTGTTCCTGAAATCAGTGAATTTTACTATAATCTAAAGGATAGGGATAAGCTTGATGGATTGACTCGCTTAATAGATGTTTATGACATAAATTTGGGCCTTGTATTCTGCAATACTAAAAAGAGAGTGGATTATGTTGTTCGCCATCTTAAAAGCAGAGGGTATTCTGTTGATGGTATTCATGGTGATATGAAACAAAAGATTCGTGATAAGGTCATGAACAAGTTTAGAAATGGAAATATTGAGATTCTTGTTGCTACTGATGTTGCGGCCCGTGGAATTGACGTTCCTAATGTTCAGGCGGTTTTCAATTATGATGTGCCTCAAAATCCAGAGTATTATGTTCATAGAATAGGAAGAACAGCTCGTGCAGGTAATGTTGGGTATGCATTTACATTTGTCAATGGAAAAGAGCATCACATGCTAAACAATATTCGCAATGTTACAAAATCAAGCATTAAAAAGCAGCAAATTCCTTCCTATAAGGAAATGGAAGAAATCAGAAATGGTCTTATTTTTGATGAAGTTAAAAACATCATCGAAAAGGATGATTTGAAAAACTATACAAAAGCCGTTAAAAAGTATACAAGAAAGAACTACACTACTTTGGAAGTGGCTGCAGCTCTTTTAAAGATGGTTAAGGATGATTAG
- a CDS encoding radical SAM protein, which translates to MNFRKNNEEEVEGADISSMINTFETFINNPISKKTINAATAYCEKCGANRLECALDYYLGKRDDICMKCHLVVPALKLIIKGGLKSFNTSEEAFKSTMQDPYWSKGLVSVIKGMGSFGVKKPFVPGAPFQIVWNITKACNFRCIHCYENAGKKDADEFTAEEIHAGIDKLADFGVTSIAFSGGEPSIHPNILDFIRHATDRGMYVSMATNGFKTGNMKRAKEFADAGLQFVQISLDGRDPKTHDEFRRVPNSWQRAVDSIKNFHELGVFTEVSTTVTQNNIGEIDDMIDFMRELGVDWYMLYNFIPTGCAEEVTEIDLTPEQRFDLLKKIYVENKKGEMQILSTAPQFADISTSIQTEDDNMVPTHFFNPEYTNPGMKALADFVGGCGAGRFYMSVEPNGDMYPCVFFPHDDILKLGNLKDADMEDLWVNNELLQNLRNKDALKGHCGECDSRYICGGCRARAYTYNGDILEGDSGCLKNSNDIAHYYEKGSAKIGK; encoded by the coding sequence ATGAATTTCAGAAAAAACAACGAAGAAGAGGTAGAAGGCGCTGATATCAGTTCCATGATCAATACTTTTGAAACTTTTATTAACAATCCTATCTCTAAAAAAACAATTAATGCAGCTACCGCATACTGTGAAAAATGCGGGGCAAACAGATTAGAATGCGCTCTTGATTATTACTTAGGTAAAAGGGATGACATTTGTATGAAATGTCACCTTGTTGTACCTGCATTGAAATTAATCATTAAAGGAGGTCTTAAAAGTTTTAATACCTCTGAAGAGGCATTCAAATCAACCATGCAGGATCCATACTGGAGTAAAGGTCTTGTAAGTGTAATTAAGGGTATGGGTAGCTTCGGTGTTAAAAAACCTTTCGTTCCAGGTGCACCTTTCCAAATTGTATGGAACATTACAAAAGCATGCAATTTCAGATGTATTCACTGCTATGAAAATGCAGGTAAGAAAGATGCAGATGAATTCACAGCAGAAGAGATTCATGCAGGAATTGATAAGTTGGCTGATTTTGGAGTTACTTCAATTGCATTTTCAGGTGGAGAACCATCAATCCATCCAAATATCTTAGATTTCATTAGACATGCAACCGACAGGGGAATGTATGTTTCTATGGCTACCAATGGTTTTAAAACTGGTAATATGAAACGTGCAAAAGAATTTGCTGATGCTGGACTTCAATTCGTTCAAATAAGTCTTGATGGAAGAGACCCAAAAACTCACGATGAATTTAGACGTGTTCCTAACTCCTGGCAAAGAGCTGTAGACTCTATTAAAAACTTCCACGAATTAGGAGTATTTACAGAGGTTTCAACTACCGTTACACAAAACAACATTGGTGAAATCGATGACATGATTGATTTCATGCGCGAATTAGGAGTTGACTGGTACATGCTTTACAACTTCATTCCAACAGGATGTGCGGAGGAAGTTACAGAAATAGATTTAACACCTGAACAAAGGTTCGATCTTCTTAAAAAAATCTATGTTGAAAACAAGAAAGGGGAAATGCAAATCCTATCAACAGCTCCTCAATTTGCAGATATTTCAACATCCATCCAAACTGAAGACGACAATATGGTACCAACACACTTCTTCAATCCGGAATATACCAATCCTGGTATGAAAGCATTAGCAGACTTTGTTGGTGGATGCGGTGCTGGTAGATTCTATATGAGCGTAGAGCCTAATGGAGACATGTATCCATGTGTATTCTTCCCACACGATGACATTCTTAAATTAGGAAACCTTAAGGACGCAGATATGGAAGATTTATGGGTTAACAACGAACTGTTACAAAACCTCAGAAACAAAGATGCACTTAAAGGACACTGTGGTGAATGTGACTCAAGATACATCTGCGGTGGTTGTAGGGCACGTGCATACACATATAATGGTGACATCCTAGAAGGAGATTCTGGTTGTCTTAAAAACAGTAATGACATTGCTCATTATTACGAAAAAGGAAGTGCAAAAATAGGTAAATAG
- the cas4 gene encoding CRISPR-associated protein Cas4 has translation MENKLIQSNAEDYDIEKHPNIKGVQIIEGKNNFPISWLNQQGYCEYQIYLQYFKDIKVGATAAMKQGTAVHNELENKFKETAEVASFEDVMEMSKETATISREVFVISPENGIRGFIDEIQMTPTEFIIIDDKPGTTPYNSTINQVRAYCLAFKELIGDDTRKIRGALRQRGTDNIFWSEEFNEDVEKSIKFVLDRMEGLFNGTKPFIPTKNKNKCRSCRYQSYCEHF, from the coding sequence ATGGAAAACAAACTAATACAATCAAATGCTGAGGATTATGATATTGAAAAACATCCCAACATAAAGGGCGTTCAGATAATAGAAGGAAAAAACAACTTTCCAATAAGCTGGTTGAATCAACAGGGATACTGTGAATATCAGATATACCTCCAATATTTCAAGGACATTAAAGTTGGAGCAACAGCTGCAATGAAACAGGGAACTGCAGTCCACAATGAATTGGAAAATAAGTTTAAAGAAACAGCAGAAGTTGCAAGTTTTGAAGATGTCATGGAAATGTCAAAAGAAACAGCAACAATATCAAGGGAAGTATTTGTAATATCTCCTGAAAACGGAATCAGAGGATTCATTGATGAAATACAAATGACTCCCACCGAATTCATCATAATAGATGACAAGCCTGGAACCACACCATACAATTCAACAATAAACCAGGTCAGGGCATATTGCTTGGCTTTTAAAGAACTGATTGGTGATGACACAAGAAAAATAAGAGGAGCATTAAGACAGAGAGGAACAGACAATATCTTTTGGAGCGAGGAATTTAATGAAGATGTTGAAAAATCAATAAAATTCGTCCTAGACAGAATGGAGGGCCTGTTTAACGGGACAAAACCGTTTATCCCAACCAAAAATAAAAATAAATGTAGAAGTTGCAGATATCAAAGTTACTGTGAACACTTCTAA